The Panicum virgatum strain AP13 chromosome 5K, P.virgatum_v5, whole genome shotgun sequence genome has a window encoding:
- the LOC120708348 gene encoding phosphatidylglycerophosphate phosphatase 1, chloroplastic/mitochondrial-like: MLRPPPSVPLRPSAPRASPLPPPRAANPNTDSTTTATTSAAAAGTAANMGAAAWWRRALGQRLNPAGVAAVAAVAASEPRLALPHVSVQDIRWLDWAELRRAGFRGVVFDKDNTLTAPYAPALWPPLAAAFDQCRAAFPPGALAIYSNSTGLKEYDPDGVDARAIEAAIEGVHVIRHDTKKPGGAAKEIESYFGCSSSNLVMVGDRYFTDVVYGNRNGFLTVLTEPLSFANESYIVKRVRKLEAYIISYWYKKGHKPIEHPLIPDARKIVKFDPYDDSVTTRA; the protein is encoded by the exons AtgctacggccgccgccgtcggtgcCACTACGCCCTTCCGCTCCCCGCGCCTCCCCTCTTCCGCCCCCCAGAGCGGCGAACCCTAACACCGACTCGACAACAACGGcaaccaccagcgccgccgccgcgggcacaGCGGCCAAcatgggcgcggcggcgtggtggcggcgcgcgctCGGGCAGCGGCTCAACCCGgccggcgtggccgcggtggcggccgtcgcgGCGTCCGAGCCGCGCCTGGCGCTGCCGCACGTGTCGGTGCAGGACATCCGGTGGCTCGACtgggccgagctccgccgcgccggatTCCGCGGCGTCGTCTTCGACAAGGACAACACGCTCACGGCCCCCTACGCGCCGGCGCtctggccgccgctcgccgccgcgttcGACCAGTGCCGCGCGGCGTTCCCGCCCGGCGCCCTCGCCATCTACAGCAACTCCACAG GGTTGAAGGAGTACGATCCGGATGGTGTGGATGCGAGGGCAATCGAGGCGGCCATCGAGGGTGTTCATGTGATCAGGCATG ATACAAAGAAACCTGGTGGAGCAGCTAAGGAAATAGAGAGCTACTTTGGTTGTTCATCTTCAAATCTTGTGATG GTTGGTGACCGATACTTCACTGATGTGGTCTATGGGAACAGGAATGGCTTTCTTACAGTGTTGACAGAACCATTAAGTTTCGCTAATGAATCGTACATTGTCAAAAGG GTTAGGAAACTAGAGGCATACATCATCAGTTATTGGTACAAGAAAGGGCACAAACCCATTGAGCATCCTTTGATCCCGGACGCAAGGAAAATCGTGAAATTTGACCCGTATGATGACTCAGTTACAACCAGAGCATAG